One window from the genome of Acuticoccus sp. I52.16.1 encodes:
- a CDS encoding DUF6511 domain-containing protein, whose amino-acid sequence MVDLTEQEHAAIGVTIRRLGALMGEIGWDTRFADLSEAEVRALIAESVEGFREAMAETAAEMPEVPF is encoded by the coding sequence ATGGTTGATCTGACCGAGCAGGAGCACGCCGCCATCGGCGTCACCATACGCCGCCTTGGAGCGCTGATGGGGGAGATCGGCTGGGACACCCGCTTCGCCGACCTCTCCGAGGCCGAGGTCCGCGCCCTCATCGCCGAGTCCGTCGAGGGCTTCCGCGAGGCAATGGCCGAGACCGCTGCGGAGATGCCGGAGGTCCCATTCTGA